Genomic DNA from Acanthopagrus latus isolate v.2019 chromosome 2, fAcaLat1.1, whole genome shotgun sequence:
GATTCAATGGTTCTGTTACTGATGGAGGCTGAGGGTAGAACACCTGCAAAAACAATCCGTCTGGTGCCGTCACATCTATTTATCTGACTGACCTTTAGATAATTCATCTCTCTCTGGTTGGAAtgattctgttgtttctgttcaaCTTTCACACGAGTGGTATCAGGAGATGTGAGCGACAGAAACAGAACCGGTCTGTGGCAGATTACACCATCTGTCGCAGATCTTAAATGATTGAATGATTTTGTTGAAATGCTCTAAACAAGTTGTTCAAACAagcatttaaaaagatgaacaaagacaaaatcCAAACCACTGGAAACATCTGAAGGCACCTGTTACACGACTGAGAGTCAAAACAGTACGAGTGGTTTCGATAATCTTCTTCAGTTATACGTCCACAGCAGGCAGAACTCCTGTGTACATGTCAAAAAAGTTCTATTCTGATTAAATCTCAGTGTTAATCATTTTGTCAAAGTACCAAAAGTCATTTCTTCAACATTGATCACAGTGTTTGTGCAAAAATACtctaatatttgattttgtgggTCCTCACATTCATGAAGGTTTGTCAGGAGACTTCAATTTTTCAAATTGTGCATGAAGAGATTAAAATATCACTATTATTTTAAACCGTATCACTGATGATAGGTGATGCTTTACCTTTAGCTTGAGTTGATTAATATTATACATCCTTGAAGTTTAGAGCATAAATGATGATATGAgttatgtatttgtgtttgagtgCCGTGGAGACTGTGTCAGGTGTAATACAGCAGAAATGTTAACGGTCACATGATGTAACTTTAAGAAAAAGGTTGGAAAGTTTTATTCTGGAGgttttttctcctcagctgtaaagtgttgatgatgattgTTTATGCAGACGTGAACTCCTGTCTGAATATGAGTTTGTTAAATTGTGAGATTTGTGAATGCAGTTTGGTGTgagcgtctgtgtgttttgttccaggTGAGTCTAGAGAAAGTTCTGGGTATCAGCACAGCCAGTGGCAGCGGACTGACCTCCGACCCAAACACTGGACTCATCGCCTATCCTGCAGGGTAAAGCCCCGCCTCCTCTGACTCACCTGTCCGCCACAAACAtgaagatgaaaagtaaaaGCTGAGCCCTGCTGTGATTGTCCTCAACATGAAcctgactgtttgtgtttcagatgcGTCATCGTTTTGTTTCACCCGAAGAAGAACAAGCAGACTCACATCATCAATGCGTCCAGGTGAACCTACCTGTCTGCTCCACCTTCACCTGCTCAGTCAGCGTGTGATGAATGAATGGCTCAGATTCACctttttgttgcagtgttttagTTTTGTGCAGAACTAAAGAGGCTTTGTTCTGCCTGACAGAAGTTCTCTTCTGTGAACTCACTCCTCATTTTGAGTTTTTACATCTGAAACAGATTCACTGTTTTTATACCTTCTGACTGAGATCAGGTTACAACTTTACATCCACAACAAGCTCCAAACCATCACAAGTACACGACCTGCCTGTAGACTGGTGTTACTGGGACGTACAGACTGGTAtgggtgctggtgctggtgctgtgctgaggtgcaactgtgtgtttgtgtttcaggaaaCCCTTCAGCGCTCTCGCCTTCTCCCATGATGGAAAATACCTGGTCACTGGTGAGGTAAGAGCCgagaaaaacacacctgagtCACCAGGTAGACACCAGGGAGGACAGGTGaagctgtgtatgtgtttgaatctgtgcgtgtgtgtttcagagcgGTCACATGCCGTGTGTGCGGGTGTGGGAGGTGGATGGAGGTCAGGTGGCCGAGGTTCAGTCTCATAAATACGGAGTTTCCTGTGTGGCGTTCTCCACCAACAGCAGCTACATCGTCTCTGTGGGATACCAACACGACATGACTGTTAGTGTGTGGGACTGGagggtgagcacacacacacgcacacacacacacttttcactcCTCACATTACACGTTACATTCGCCGCCACTGAGCTCGCCGTCTGCTGCCGCTGAACATGGTCAGAACAGCACAGCCTCGAGAAGATGGAGCCTGTTGACTATGCACAGTAGAGTTTCCTCGCTGGCCCCGCCCACTACAGACTTGTGtattgtgatgacatcacagattttaAAATCTCTTTTCTCATCTTATTGAAATATAAAACCTCCATGGATCAAACATTCATAAAAGGAAGAGTCATTTTTGTAATTGCAGCTCATGACGCCtcgagtgcaggatgagtcatcaacagtTTTCATAGTTTTCCATGATGTTACACACCGAAAATACCtactgaacatttatttttcaactgaCGGGACTGATTCTGttgtaaatgttgaataaatCTTCTTCAGCTGGAGGGAAATAAACCACACAGGTCTGAATACCTCTGAGTCTCTTTAATTTTGAGACTCTGAAGCAGATTAACAAATATTTTTTGGAATGAGTTTTTACGAGTTCCCTTCATTGGAACTACTCAACATATGAACATATTTGGACAGATCTGCAGTAACATTAATGACTGAGACGTTAACATGTTTtgtgcttcctgtttcctgtcggTGAGCAGAAAGGTTCGATCATCGCCTCCAACAAAGTGTCCAGCCGAGTGTTCGGCGTGTCGTTCTCTCAGGACAACAGCTACTTTGTCACCGCAGGAAAGAGACACGTCAAGTTCTGGTACCTGGACGCCTCAAGAGAACGACGGGTACCATCCTGACCTctaatcagccaatcacagctcacTCTTCACTAGTctgctcagccaatcacagctcatGTTGCAGCACTAACTGGTatccctcttccttctcctttaCAGGTGAACAGCACCgtgcctctgattggtcggtcAGGGTTGCTAGGTGACCACAAAGACAGTATCTTCAGCGGGGTGGCATGTGGGCGTGGCCTCATGGCGTGCAGCACCTACTGCATCACAAGCTCCGGTCTGCTGTGTCTCTTCAACAGCAGCCGAGAGCTGGAGGCCTGGGTCAACCTCAAGGTGGGTGAGGAACCAGACGCACCTGAACGATGTGATGAAAGACACGATATGTCCATcgaaacaaatcaaaatgttgttgttgttgttgttgttgttgttgttgacagacGTCATCGGCGAGCTGTCTGGCGGTCAGCGAGGACTTTATCTTCTGTGGTTGTGCTGACGGCCTCATCAGAGTTTTCAGTCCATCCAACCTGCAGTACATCTCCTCGCTGCACCGACCTCACCAGCTGGGAGTCGACCTCACCCAGAGTGTACAGCACGGGTAACGATACTGCAGACAGACTGCTGAGATACTGAGAACACACCTGGTAAGTACTCTGATTactaactgtgtctgtttccacAGCAGCCTGTTAACTGCCAGTCCAGGTGCTCAGTACCCCGACACGCTggctctgacctttgaccccgcAGCCAAACACCTGACCTGTGTGTACAACGAccacagtgtgtatgtgtgggacGTTACAGATGTGAGGAACGTGAGGAAGCTGTACTCTGCTCTGTACCACAGCAGCTCCGTGTGGAGTGTCGAGGTGAGTCAGGAAGATGATGAGTCCAACGTTCAACATCACCAGAAACAATCACTCAGTTATGCCAGAAGGACTTCACTGATTGGTTGTAGATgttaaacttgtttgtttttcgtcTTCAGGTGTATCCGGTGCTGTCAGATGCGTCGCAGGCGTGTCTGCCTCCGTCCTCCTTCTTCACCTGCTCGTCTGATAACACCATCAGACTGTGGCACACCGACCCGCCCACCGCACACAGAAACCTCTACAGCAACGTgagacaacaacacaacagtgtaCAAGCACCCAGGTGTCTGTACGGCGTCatgactcacttcctgtttgtctttcaggaCCTGCTGAGGATTTTGTATGTGGGGGAGAACACACAGCACCTGCAGgctgagggggagaggggggagtcAGCCGGGGCTGATGGGAAGGCCGGGATCCGAGTTCTGAGTATCAGTCCTGACGGGCAGCACCTGGCTGCTGGAGACCGCTGTGGAAACCTGCGGTAAGAGATGCAGAAACAAACCGAGCCTGAGTTCAACCGGAGTGTAACGAGGCCGGCTgacgtgtttctgtgtgttcaggatcTTCGGTCTGGAGTTTCTGGACGAGCTGGTGAAGATCGAAGCTCACGACTCGGAGGTGTTGTGCCTGGCGTTCTCCCCGACATCCACAGGTAAGACCTCCGGTTCAAAGGTTGTCACCAGGACAGATTTTATGAAGTTTCTGCACCTTCGTGGTGGTTTGgagtcacacagacactgatgacaTCTCATCGTCCAGTCacttctttcatttgtttttggtcGTCGATGTTGTTGACGTGGTGGGTTTATGTGAAGCTACATATGCTGCTGCCACGGCCAGGACGCTTTGTGAAAGAGattgtaaatacaaaaataaaaatgtacaatctAATTTTAAAGGATTATTATGTGTTTGAAGTTTTGGTCCATTTCCTGCTTcgtgtttattttgttgcccATTAGACGCAAATAAAATTAATActgataaaaatatttaatatcgCCCCCGTTAATCAGCCAGGCCAATAATTTGTTCATCTCTCGTCAGCGGTGTAATCAGTCAGTCGTTTGTTTCAGGCCTGAAGTTGTTGGCGTCGGCCAGCAGAGATCGACTGATCCACATCTTCAACCCGGAGAAGAACTACAGCCTGGAACAGACTCTGAACGACCACTCGGCCTCCATCACCGCTGTCAAGTTCACAGGTGAACACACGTAGATACTGTAGAGATGAAAGTGAAGTACAAGTATCAACAGCTGCAACTCGAGCTGTCACAGTCCTGAACATCAGGTACAGGTGTGAGCATCAGGTACAGGTGTGAGCATCAGGTACAGGTGTGAACATCAGGTACAGGTGTGAACATCAGGTACAGGTGTGAGCATCAGGTACAGGTGTGAACATCAGGTACAGGTGTGAGCATCAGGTACAGGTGTGAGCATCAGGTACAGGTGTGAGCATCAGGTACAGGTGTGAACATCAGGTACAGGTGTGAGCATCAGGTACAGGTGTGATCATCAGGTACAGGTGTGAACATCAGGTACAGGTGTGAACATCAGGTACAGGTGTGAGCATCAGGTACAGGTGTGAGCATCAGGTACAGGTGTGAACATCAGGTACAGGTGTGATCATCAGGTACAGGTGTGATCATCAGGTACAGGTGTGAGCATCAGGTACAGGTGTGATCATCAGGTACAGGTGTGAACATCAGGTACAGGTGTGATCATCAGGTACAGGTGTGAGCATCAGGTACAGGTGTGAACATCAGGTACAGGTGTGATCATCAGGTACAGGTGTGAACATCAGGTACAGGTGTGAACATCAGGTACAGGTGTGAGCATCAGGTACAGGTGTGAGCATCAGGTACAGGTGTGAACATCAGGTACAGGTGTGAACATCAGAGCTCAGCTGGTGCTGTCAGAGGAACTCGACTGATTGAGTCTCTATGAGGGACGTTAATGAATAacgattaatcagttaatcactGTTTCAGTCACCTGCTGTTGACTTCATCTGTTTCTCATGTGACCAACTCTGATTTTACATTGATCGCAGGTCGATCGTGTCAATGATTAACAGACTATCGATTAAAGGAATGGATTAATATTCGCAGCCCTCGTTTGGAGTTCTGACTCCAGAGTTGAACTTGCTTTGTTCGGACTCATCGGCCCAGACTTGGTTGATTTGCGGCTTGGTTCTGTCTCAGTGGAGCAGAACGTTctgtaacactgtttttctgcttcCGCGTCTATTTACTTGCAACTTTAAATGAtgataaaggcaaaaaaacctCTCTCTCGTTGACGGAGGATGGAGGAAGTTCACTTAATGTTCTTCATAACTCCATCAGTCTCACCTGTGACTGTTTacatgcagacagagacagttACCTTTGTTACCTGTGTTCCAGGTGAGAAGCCTGAGGTCAGAATCGTGAGCTGTGGAGCCGACAAAAGCATCTACTTCCAAACAACTGAACAGGTCAGTCTGAACAGTGTATTAGAGGTAAGaactttagcccgagcccgagcccgagccggcccgaaattcgggtcgggtcgggcctaaaatgtcaatcgttacgttcgggtcgggtcgggctcgggcttctctctcgctgacttttttaaaaataaatatatgtttataaaaatgtatactaaaacgatgtgtggacactaaactaaggaatacttattgtaaataaataatttggataaaacagagaaggcggcgctgtaaggtaattgctatataactactactaaacaggaggcgcagagcaagagcacgctttgcgcacggctttgcggacatttcgtgaacgtaatcttgaaatttcgggtttgcttcgggctcgggcctgcaaatcaagttaattggtcgggctcgggctgggtcgggctttaatgcctgcgggcctgggtcgggtcgggctggattttttaggcccgatcttacctctacagtgtatcagtgttttgttttgacttttgatttaaatattttccatGCTATTGTTGGACTTTTATGTCCTGGCAACTTTCATTTACATCGTTTTAAggtgcacctgaatgcaccatgaagtCCCTGTCGGTGCAATTAAACCCTGGTTTGAAAACTGACACTAATTTAAAGCTTGTACCCTGACGGAGTGCATGAGCTCAGGTACACACTGATCTCCTGTGTCTGACTCGTGGTGTCCTTTGTGGTCCAGACGTCCGAGGGTTTGTCGTTCTCCAGGAGTCACCACGTGGTGGAGAAGACGACGCTGTACGACATGGACCTGGACTCATCGAGGACGCACGTCACCATCGCCTGTCAGGACCGAAACGTCAGGTCAGAAATAACAACAAGCTTCTCCGAGTAACACATGGAGTTAACGATGAACAGCTGAACAGAGGACTCTTTATTTTTCAGGGTTTACAACACTGAAACTGGGAAGCTGAAAAAGTGTTTGAAGGGCTCGTCAGGTGACGAAGGAGCTCTGCTGAAGGTAACGACGGAGCCGAGAACATGTTTCAGTTCATTCGTCTGTCATCTGAAAGCTGTCGTGTCTTTAAAGTGTTATTGTCCTCTAGTTATACTGGGAGAATTGTTCTGcgatgtgattggctgatatcTGGTACCGTCCTCAGATCCACATGGATCCCTCGGGGTCGTTCTTCGCCACCAGCTGCTCCGACAAGAACATCACCATCTTTGACTACGAGTCAGGAGAGTGTGTCGCCACCCTGTTCGGACACTCAGGTGAGAAAATCCaataatctgtgtttgtttgtcaggtATTGATCAGTCCTGAGATGGAAGAGTCTCCTTTTAGTTTATGAATTTAATGATCAGCatgtagttttattttctctctcagaatcatttaaaatctgttttcaggATTGTATTACATCATCGTTAAGAGGTgacacttttctttctccttcagaCGTCTGATTTACCTGTCGTGTCTGTTTCCTCAGAGATCGTCACCTGTATGAGATTCAGTCAAGACTGCAGACACCTCATCACTGTGTCAGGAGACAGGTAATCCTCCAGGTGATCTTTACTGGCGTCGGGAGGGACGGGTGATATTTCCTCAGGTGTCAGAtgttttgattgtgtgtgtttgtgtgtgtagctgtgtgttcGTGTGGAGGTTGGACTCTCAGATGACCAGCACCATGAGGAAGAGACGTGGCCTCAAACTGACCACCGCACCTGAAACCTACAGCCGCACACAGCAGAACATCAGGTGAGTGAGCGCTTACTGACGTGCGGGAGGAGATGAACATTAGTTCTCAGGTCTTCAGGTTTGTTTACACTCGGTGTTGTTTCAGGAGAGAGACCTTCATCACCGTACCGTCTGCTCAGCTGCatcagatggaggaggaggaggaggaggaggaggctgaactCAGGACTCCAGCCAGACTGGACTCGGCTCAgggtgaggaggacgaggagaacTGGCCTCAGTGAGGAAGTCGAGTCACTTTTATAGTTTTGGGTTGTCTGTGTCATAAACGTTTATCACAGGAACATCGTAGACGTCCAGCTGCACTCAGACACGACCTGGTTAGATTTAGGTCAGAAGTCAGTCGGTGTGTTCAGAACATATGCTGGTCTGGTTCTGCTCTGTCGGACTCACGATGTCGACAGAGGAGGTGTGTCTTTAGAGGACGACACTCGTCTTGTGTAGCAGTCAGAGAAGCCGAAGCTAACGAAGCTCTGTTGATTAGCTGGCAAACACGTTTCATTTCCTACAAGCTTTTCACTATAAAACATTATTTGGtcattttcaagctttttcaggacttgttgtgttttcaccagcaggaACCCTGAAAAAGACGTgaagacagtttgtgtttgaatccTGTCGTGTGTTTCAGATCCTCCGCTGCTGGAGACCAACGGGAAGATGCCCATGTGGTTCAGGAGACTGGTCAGTTCCATGTTCACGCTTTAACTTCCTTACTAATCAGTTTACAGATAATCCATCTGTTTGTACATTGATTTGAAccctgtgtgggtgtttgtgtgttcagcagGGTCAGTGTGAAGCTCCCATCGTCGTCCAAGCAGACACTGAACCTCGTCAGGTACGGAGTCGGTGGACGGAGCAGCTGGAACCGCTGATCATCAGCTCCAACCTCTCCCCGAgtcaggcagaggaagaggaagaggagggagaggaggaggaagacttCCACCCTCAGAGTCTGGAGAGTCTgctgggagaggaggtggaggaggaggacgatgaagaggtggaggaggaagagaaggaggtgaCCATTCTGATTGACTGAATGAATTGAAGCTTTTAGAAATTTTTAAGGTGATTTAAACTGATCTGATGTCAGACGAGTAACGATCAACAGATCATTAGTTAAACTCTTGTTATAAAAGATTCAaggtattttacagtttgacgTTGTCTTTTTGCAAGTTTGAGTCAAAGAAGTTAgaataatattcaccaaaaataaagcaacaaacCGCAGccttcagtgattcaacaaGAAACAACACTAGATAGAAATTCAAGGTTTGTTTCAAGGTTCAGTTTCTCAGATCTGTCCAGAGTGAGCCCTCTTCACAAACAAGTCAGTAAAGGATCtctgataaagaaaacaaacatgtccgACGCTGTCAGAGCTTCCTCTGGTCAGCTGATTGTCTTcatcacacaggaagtgacgcTGCAGGCTactgctaagctagctgcaggctaatgctaagctagctgtgtgAGGTGGTGTTGTTGTAAGCTTGTAGCTGtgcagaagcagagaggagagaaaacaaacatcctgGTTTTGACTTCAGTTACATGAAAGTGGAGCTGATAACTTCAGATCTTTGATTTAGAATTGTAGCTGTAGTGAACTGAGCAGGTGTGAACAGATACCTGATTAATGTGTGATCTTCAGGTGCTGCAGAATCCAGTTCAGGACAAGAGCAGCTACATCCTCTACGCCGACACCAACACCACCGACAGGTGAGCTCCAACATCAGACACACGACACGATAGACGCAACAGATGCAGAGCCACGTTGGTGTCtgatgatctgtgtgtgtgtgtgtgtgtgtgtgtgtgtgtgtgtttctaggGAGTTTGATGTTGAGGGTGTGACTGACACCCGGCGGTCTCTGACCcagctggaggtcaaaggtcagagggcGGAGCCAGTGTGGAGCACACAGCTGAGTCCAGACTCGGCCTGCTCTGAGGGCTCAGCAGGAagtctggagcagcagcaggacgccGGTGAGAGCAGAAacttttgatgatgatgatgatgatgatgatgatgatgatgatgagcacCTGGTGTGAACGGCGTCTCTTCTGTCTCAGACACAGACTCTCTCAGTCAGGGCAGCTCTGTGGGCAGTTTGTGTCTGGAGGACGACGAGGACAGAAACTCTCTGAAGAGCCACTTCGACACTCTAGCGTCCGGGCTGAGCGACGGTACCGAACGCTCCTCAGCATCATCGCTCTGTGACGTCTAactgctcgctctctctgcaCGTGTGCGCTGACGTGtttgtgacctttgacctttcagaGAAGTTCGACACGGACCCGAGGACTCTGCAGCCTCCAGACGAAAAACACTTCCTGAACCCTCGACTCAGCATCTCCACTCGCTTCCTGTCCAGGTTCCAGGACAGAGTCAAGTCAGTTACCCATAATCCTCAGGGAGTGACCCTCTGCTTCTTAGAGTTTAACTGGTGGTTGTTGTCGTCATGGTGATAAGTTTGTTCCTGCTGCGTTTTTAGGGCGTGGCCAAGTCGAGCTCCGCCTCCTGTCTCAATCCCAACCAGGATCCTAGAGGAGAGCAACGTCGGCAATACATcggtacaaacacacacctgagtgACGCTAAGCACACCTGAGCCACCTGATGTAGGACTGAATCTTGACGCTTGCTGAATAAAGTTTCATTAATTCAACTGATTGTTTTTTCAGGTGAGTGCTGAGTGGAGCAGTGAGGTCACCTCACCTGAGACGACTCCTaacccaaacaacaacaacaacagtggagGTGAGTCAGCTGTTaactgtaaacaggaagtgctgatgtcgctcctgtttcctgtttctgatggcaaaatgaataataataacatttagtCTGTAAAGACAAAACGagtgtttcaggtgtttttgaCAAGTTTGTGTTGAAGGTTGATTTGAGGGGAAAATCAACTAGAAATCTTTGATTTACTAATGCTAATTTGCTGATCAGCTTATTTTAAACATGAAtcctttgtttaaatgtttctgatttAAAACCTCTGATGCTttaataaaactaaatgttacATGAAGCTCCCAAAGAACAAATTAAGATCAATAATTGCTGATTCAGTcaaatttaattattattttcccagaattcttctctgtttctctgaacAAAAATCGTTCACTGCACAAGAATAAGATTAACAATGTGGAAACTTCTTTAAAGATTAAACATGTTGAGATCTTTGAGGATTTATGTAACTGTTATACCACGACTGCTGTCAGCGGGCCATCAggttctgtttgtttcctgctgaTGGCTGCAGAGTTTGACTGGCGGTTTGGAGCCGGCGCTGCTGAATGTGTCTTTGAATCTAAATGAGGTTTAATGGATCAGAAGCTGCAGGacgcttctgtgtgtgtgtgtgtgtgtgtgtgtgcgactgcAGTGAGATGCAGACAGTCTGTCCTTCGTCGTAGCGCCTCCTGCCTGAGTTCCCATCAGCCCGTCCGCCATCGAGTTCGCCGACGAAATACTGTGGTGCTTGTCCAGTGCAGAGAAACACtgcgaggtgtgtgtgtgtgtgtgtgtgtgtgtgtgtgtgtggacacctGGGTGTGTTGTGTAACTTCTACAGGTTTTCCTTCCTCACCTGGTCTAAGGTCAAACTGTTCTGTCACTGGACCCTGTTGGTCTTCAGACTCACTGTCGCTTCAAATAAGATTTCATATTCGATCTATAATCAGCTTTTAGTTTCTGACCTTCTGTTTTTAACCAATCAGACGTCACCTCGAGAACCCA
This window encodes:
- the wdr62 gene encoding WD repeat-containing protein 62 isoform X2 encodes the protein MAEGADCGPVNAEKRRHPAGRKSRQSQQKKSSSSRVSLEKVLGISTASGSGLTSDPNTGLIAYPAGCVIVLFHPKKNKQTHIINASRKPFSALAFSHDGKYLVTGESGHMPCVRVWEVDGGQVAEVQSHKYGVSCVAFSTNSSYIVSVGYQHDMTVSVWDWRKGSIIASNKVSSRVFGVSFSQDNSYFVTAGKRHVKFWYLDASRERRVNSTVPLIGRSGLLGDHKDSIFSGVACGRGLMACSTYCITSSGLLCLFNSSRELEAWVNLKTSSASCLAVSEDFIFCGCADGLIRVFSPSNLQYISSLHRPHQLGVDLTQSVQHGLLTASPGAQYPDTLALTFDPAAKHLTCVYNDHSVYVWDVTDVRNVRKLYSALYHSSSVWSVEVYPVLSDASQACLPPSSFFTCSSDNTIRLWHTDPPTAHRNLYSNDLLRILYVGENTQHLQAEGERGESAGADGKAGIRVLSISPDGQHLAAGDRCGNLRIFGLEFLDELVKIEAHDSEVLCLAFSPTSTGLKLLASASRDRLIHIFNPEKNYSLEQTLNDHSASITAVKFTGEKPEVRIVSCGADKSIYFQTTEQTSEGLSFSRSHHVVEKTTLYDMDLDSSRTHVTIACQDRNVRVYNTETGKLKKCLKGSSGDEGALLKIHMDPSGSFFATSCSDKNITIFDYESGECVATLFGHSEIVTCMRFSQDCRHLITVSGDSCVFVWRLDSQMTSTMRKRRGLKLTTAPETYSRTQQNIRRETFITVPSAQLHQMEEEEEEEEAELRTPARLDSAQDPPLLETNGKMPMWFRRLQGQCEAPIVVQADTEPRQVRSRWTEQLEPLIISSNLSPSQAEEEEEEGEEEEDFHPQSLESLLGEEVEEEDDEEVEEEEKEVLQNPVQDKSSYILYADTNTTDREFDVEGVTDTRRSLTQLEVKGQRAEPVWSTQLSPDSACSEGSAGSLEQQQDADTDSLSQGSSVGSLCLEDDEDRNSLKSHFDTLASGLSDEKFDTDPRTLQPPDEKHFLNPRLSISTRFLSRFQDRVKAWPSRAPPPVSIPTRILEESNVGNTSVSAEWSSEVTSPETTPNPNNNNNSGVRCRQSVLRRSASCLSSHQPVRHRVRRRNTVVLVQCRETLRDVTSRTHNRSAASADQQGASRLGYLGTTASSRAKLSLDASTASTQEEKENLSSSNLLPPAPLLSAAPDLHGTKPDRPQDQTSSVEPSTQKSQRDVPATSPQVLLATPTDATLTGEARLWSISSAEEMPTNENRSLTFIQSPASSITLTATPTACDIIQTDAVSDPSAGGDSSSSDLPSSSSSPLSEMLRPPQTGSESVSLLQCQQVADELKQTARRAVHLYQQLSSDDPSERRLQMTSVLQEAFDIVDSELQAALRGGDGRGSSCAPSGPLEDDRTMSLLEKYSERLLQMTQNKLNRI
- the wdr62 gene encoding WD repeat-containing protein 62 isoform X1, whose protein sequence is MAEGADCGPVNAEKRRHPAGRKSRQSQQKKSSSSRVSLEKVLGISTASGSGLTSDPNTGLIAYPAGCVIVLFHPKKNKQTHIINASRKPFSALAFSHDGKYLVTGESGHMPCVRVWEVDGGQVAEVQSHKYGVSCVAFSTNSSYIVSVGYQHDMTVSVWDWRKGSIIASNKVSSRVFGVSFSQDNSYFVTAGKRHVKFWYLDASRERRVNSTVPLIGRSGLLGDHKDSIFSGVACGRGLMACSTYCITSSGLLCLFNSSRELEAWVNLKTSSASCLAVSEDFIFCGCADGLIRVFSPSNLQYISSLHRPHQLGVDLTQSVQHGSLLTASPGAQYPDTLALTFDPAAKHLTCVYNDHSVYVWDVTDVRNVRKLYSALYHSSSVWSVEVYPVLSDASQACLPPSSFFTCSSDNTIRLWHTDPPTAHRNLYSNDLLRILYVGENTQHLQAEGERGESAGADGKAGIRVLSISPDGQHLAAGDRCGNLRIFGLEFLDELVKIEAHDSEVLCLAFSPTSTGLKLLASASRDRLIHIFNPEKNYSLEQTLNDHSASITAVKFTGEKPEVRIVSCGADKSIYFQTTEQTSEGLSFSRSHHVVEKTTLYDMDLDSSRTHVTIACQDRNVRVYNTETGKLKKCLKGSSGDEGALLKIHMDPSGSFFATSCSDKNITIFDYESGECVATLFGHSEIVTCMRFSQDCRHLITVSGDSCVFVWRLDSQMTSTMRKRRGLKLTTAPETYSRTQQNIRRETFITVPSAQLHQMEEEEEEEEAELRTPARLDSAQDPPLLETNGKMPMWFRRLQGQCEAPIVVQADTEPRQVRSRWTEQLEPLIISSNLSPSQAEEEEEEGEEEEDFHPQSLESLLGEEVEEEDDEEVEEEEKEVLQNPVQDKSSYILYADTNTTDREFDVEGVTDTRRSLTQLEVKGQRAEPVWSTQLSPDSACSEGSAGSLEQQQDADTDSLSQGSSVGSLCLEDDEDRNSLKSHFDTLASGLSDEKFDTDPRTLQPPDEKHFLNPRLSISTRFLSRFQDRVKAWPSRAPPPVSIPTRILEESNVGNTSVSAEWSSEVTSPETTPNPNNNNNSGVRCRQSVLRRSASCLSSHQPVRHRVRRRNTVVLVQCRETLRDVTSRTHNRSAASADQQGASRLGYLGTTASSRAKLSLDASTASTQEEKENLSSSNLLPPAPLLSAAPDLHGTKPDRPQDQTSSVEPSTQKSQRDVPATSPQVLLATPTDATLTGEARLWSISSAEEMPTNENRSLTFIQSPASSITLTATPTACDIIQTDAVSDPSAGGDSSSSDLPSSSSSPLSEMLRPPQTGSESVSLLQCQQVADELKQTARRAVHLYQQLSSDDPSERRLQMTSVLQEAFDIVDSELQAALRGGDGRGSSCAPSGPLEDDRTMSLLEKYSERLLQMTQNKLNRI